Proteins encoded within one genomic window of Gemmatimonadota bacterium:
- a CDS encoding ankyrin repeat domain-containing protein, giving the protein MPVRRLPVRPNLDQLKHQAKDLLRGIHVGDPAAIAELREHHPDPIVPASAKLADAQLVLARSYQTTSWTRLVQAAQLATAIWRDDLNAVRDLVTGNPNLIREQVLIRTDSNWGPPMTYAANLGRDRIIQLLHRLGATDLESAAGRAALQGKVNTARMLYEMAGRPALPDGALGGPAYTLSAEGTALLLMLGARVRDEAGNRLAPVDVVLQTDGRNPGAKHAILEMYVRHGLELPDTPTMALHRGRIDLLEEHLRRDPGLLSRTFSHREIYPAEMGCGDPLDATVGTPLGGSTLLHMCVDYDELEIARWLLEQGMDVSVRAAVGRDGFGGHTALFNTVVSQPNFWMNYRKRGPFVAPFTELLLERGAAPNVRASIWKRLHPGHGDTTRHDYRDVTAMSWGRRFHDPIFVSEPAMRMIDDAGGVE; this is encoded by the coding sequence ATGCCTGTCCGTCGCCTGCCGGTGCGTCCGAATCTCGATCAGCTCAAGCACCAAGCCAAGGATCTCCTTCGTGGCATTCACGTCGGCGATCCCGCTGCGATCGCGGAGCTGAGGGAGCACCATCCCGACCCGATCGTTCCCGCGAGCGCGAAGCTGGCGGATGCGCAGCTCGTGCTGGCACGGAGCTACCAGACAACGAGCTGGACGCGCCTCGTGCAGGCGGCGCAGCTCGCCACCGCGATCTGGCGCGACGATCTCAACGCGGTGCGCGACCTCGTTACCGGGAATCCGAACCTGATCCGCGAGCAAGTCCTCATCCGCACCGACAGCAACTGGGGACCGCCCATGACGTATGCGGCGAACCTCGGGCGTGATCGTATCATCCAGCTCCTGCATCGTCTCGGCGCCACGGATCTCGAGTCGGCGGCCGGGCGGGCGGCGCTCCAGGGGAAGGTCAACACTGCGAGGATGCTGTACGAGATGGCGGGCAGACCGGCACTGCCCGACGGAGCGCTCGGCGGGCCGGCCTACACCTTGAGCGCCGAAGGCACGGCGCTTCTCCTTATGCTCGGCGCGCGCGTGCGAGACGAGGCGGGGAACCGTCTCGCGCCGGTGGACGTGGTGCTGCAGACGGACGGACGTAATCCGGGGGCCAAGCACGCGATCCTCGAGATGTACGTGCGTCACGGCCTCGAGCTCCCCGACACACCGACGATGGCGCTCCACCGCGGCCGCATCGATCTGCTCGAGGAGCACCTGCGGCGCGACCCGGGGCTGCTTAGTCGCACCTTCTCCCACCGCGAGATTTACCCGGCGGAGATGGGATGCGGAGATCCCCTCGATGCAACCGTGGGCACACCGCTTGGCGGCTCGACGCTCCTCCACATGTGCGTCGACTACGATGAGCTGGAGATCGCTCGCTGGTTGCTGGAGCAAGGGATGGACGTCAGCGTCCGCGCCGCCGTCGGGCGCGACGGCTTCGGGGGCCATACGGCGCTCTTCAACACGGTCGTCTCACAACCGAACTTCTGGATGAACTACAGGAAACGGGGGCCGTTTGTGGCGCCGTTCACGGAGTTGCTGCTGGAGCGCGGTGCGGCCCCGAACGTGCGCGCGTCCATCTGGAAGCGCCTCCACCCTGGACACGGTGACACGACCCGACACGATTACCGTGACGTCACAGCGATGTCGTGGGGGCGGCGGTTCCACGACCCGATCTTCGTGAGCGAGCCGGCCATGCGAATGATTGACGATGCTGGGGGAGTCGAGTAG
- a CDS encoding ATP-binding cassette domain-containing protein: protein MEYALTLDGVRKSFGEVVAVDGITLRVPHGCIYGFLGPNGAGKTTTIRMIMSIFYPDAGSITVLGSPMPEAVKDRLGYLPEEKGLYKKMKVLELVAYFGKLKGLGAAAARARGAELLERFGLGAWMDRKCETLSKGMGQKVQILATLIHDPELLILDEPFGGLDPVNTEMVRDVILELKRQGRTVIFSTHVMEQAEQICDYIVLIDRGKKVLDGALAEVKATGAQGLVLDYDGDGALLRELKGIRRLNDAGKRAELILEDGVDPQQILERLVGRIRIRRFDMREPSLHEIFIHAVGGRSDE from the coding sequence ATGGAGTACGCGCTCACGCTGGACGGAGTGCGGAAAAGCTTCGGCGAGGTCGTGGCCGTGGACGGCATCACACTTCGAGTGCCGCACGGCTGCATCTACGGTTTCCTGGGGCCGAACGGCGCCGGCAAGACCACGACCATCCGCATGATCATGAGCATCTTCTATCCCGATGCCGGCAGCATCACCGTGCTGGGCAGCCCGATGCCGGAGGCGGTAAAGGACCGGCTCGGCTACCTCCCGGAGGAGAAGGGGCTCTACAAGAAGATGAAGGTGCTCGAGCTGGTCGCCTATTTCGGCAAGCTGAAGGGGCTGGGCGCGGCTGCCGCCCGCGCGCGCGGCGCGGAGCTGCTCGAGCGCTTCGGACTGGGCGCATGGATGGACAGGAAGTGCGAAACGCTGTCCAAGGGCATGGGCCAGAAGGTGCAGATCCTGGCCACGCTGATCCACGATCCCGAGCTGCTGATCCTGGACGAGCCGTTCGGGGGGTTGGACCCCGTCAATACGGAGATGGTCCGCGACGTCATCCTCGAGCTGAAGCGGCAGGGACGCACGGTCATCTTCTCGACGCACGTGATGGAGCAGGCCGAGCAGATCTGCGACTACATCGTGCTGATCGACCGCGGGAAGAAGGTGCTGGATGGCGCGCTGGCCGAGGTCAAAGCCACGGGCGCGCAGGGACTCGTCCTGGATTACGACGGCGATGGCGCGCTGCTCCGCGAGCTGAAGGGGATCCGTCGCCTGAACGATGCGGGGAAGCGCGCGGAGTTGATTCTGGAGGATGGTGTGGACCCGCAGCAGATCCTGGAACGGCTGGTGGGGCGCATACGCATCCGACGCTTCGACATGCGCGAGCCCTCGCTGCACGAGATCTTCATCCACGCCGTGGGAGGCCGCTCCGATGAGTAA